A genome region from Variovorax paradoxus includes the following:
- a CDS encoding EVE domain-containing protein: MTDYWLMKSEPDEVSIDDALAAPDATVAWTGVRNYQARNFMRDGMKVGDGVLFYHSSCPEPGIAGIARVASGVKPDPTQFDPKSPYYDPKSKKEDPRWLLVDVKALRKTRLLALPELRDRPELTELVVLRKGNRLSITPVEPAHWKIIEKMLA, encoded by the coding sequence ATGACTGACTACTGGTTGATGAAATCCGAGCCCGACGAGGTCTCGATCGACGACGCGCTCGCCGCGCCCGACGCCACGGTGGCGTGGACCGGCGTTCGCAACTACCAGGCGCGCAACTTCATGCGCGACGGCATGAAGGTCGGCGACGGGGTGCTGTTCTATCACTCGAGCTGCCCGGAGCCGGGCATCGCCGGCATCGCGCGCGTGGCCTCGGGCGTGAAGCCCGACCCGACGCAGTTCGACCCGAAGTCGCCCTACTACGACCCGAAGTCGAAGAAGGAAGACCCGCGCTGGCTGCTGGTGGACGTGAAGGCGCTGCGCAAGACGCGGCTGCTGGCGCTGCCGGAACTGCGAGACAGGCCGGAGCTCACCGAACTGGTGGTGCTGCGCAAGGGCAACAGGCTGTCGATCACGCCGGTGGAGCCGGCGCACTGGAAGATCATCGAGAAGATGCTGGCCTGA
- a CDS encoding ABC transporter substrate-binding protein, which yields MTKLKTLTTLAVLGLVATLASAQQQGVSKDEIRIGTIQDLSGPLAGFGKQARNGMQLRVDELNEQGNVNGRKLKLFVEDSGYDPKKAVLAAQKLVNQEKIFIMAGHIGTAQNMAAMPVQFDKNVVNYMPITAAREMYEPLNRLKYSFAATYYDQIRLALPKMVKDKSAKKVCTIYQDDEFGLEVQRGAEAGLKAVNMELAEKTSFKRGATDFSSQVAKMKAANCDLVVLGTIIRETIGTVGEARKTGFNPTFLGSSAAYTDLIHKLGGKAMDGVYATMTVQNPYTDEQSQPLRFWANKYKTKFNEDPTVFSVYGYVIIDSFIKAATKAGPNLTTDSFIKAMDSMTFEPDMFGSPKSSYTATKRLGNDQSRLSQIKDGKWVVVSDYVTP from the coding sequence ATGACGAAGCTCAAGACACTGACGACCCTGGCCGTGCTGGGCCTGGTCGCCACGCTCGCATCCGCGCAGCAGCAGGGCGTGAGCAAGGACGAGATCCGCATCGGCACGATCCAGGACCTGTCGGGCCCGCTCGCGGGCTTCGGCAAGCAGGCGCGCAACGGCATGCAGCTGCGCGTGGACGAGCTCAACGAGCAGGGCAACGTCAACGGGCGCAAGCTCAAGCTGTTCGTCGAGGACTCCGGCTACGACCCGAAGAAGGCGGTGCTGGCCGCGCAGAAGCTGGTGAACCAGGAGAAGATCTTCATCATGGCCGGCCACATCGGCACGGCGCAGAACATGGCCGCGATGCCTGTGCAGTTCGACAAGAACGTCGTCAACTACATGCCGATCACCGCGGCGCGCGAGATGTACGAGCCGCTGAACCGACTGAAGTATTCGTTCGCCGCCACCTACTACGACCAGATCCGCCTGGCGCTGCCGAAGATGGTGAAGGACAAGAGTGCCAAGAAGGTCTGCACCATCTACCAGGACGACGAGTTCGGCCTCGAGGTGCAGCGCGGTGCCGAGGCGGGGCTGAAGGCAGTGAACATGGAGCTGGCCGAGAAGACCTCGTTCAAGCGCGGTGCCACCGACTTCAGCTCGCAGGTCGCGAAGATGAAGGCCGCCAACTGCGACCTGGTGGTGCTCGGCACGATCATCCGCGAGACCATCGGCACCGTGGGCGAGGCGCGCAAGACCGGCTTCAACCCGACCTTCCTGGGCTCGAGCGCGGCCTATACCGACCTGATCCACAAGCTCGGCGGCAAGGCGATGGACGGCGTGTACGCCACCATGACCGTGCAGAACCCCTACACCGACGAACAGTCGCAGCCGCTGCGCTTCTGGGCCAACAAGTACAAGACCAAGTTCAACGAGGACCCGACGGTGTTCTCGGTGTACGGCTACGTGATCATCGATTCGTTCATCAAGGCGGCGACCAAGGCCGGCCCGAACCTCACGACCGACAGCTTCATCAAGGCGATGGACAGCATGACCTTCGAGCCCGACATGTTCGGCAGCCCGAAGAGCAGCTACACCGCCACCAAGCGGCTGGGCAACGACCAGTCGCGCCTGTCGCAGATCAAGGACGGCAAGTGGGTGGTGGTGTCCGACTATGTGACACCGTGA